The genomic interval GCACAGGTGTCTCCTGGGGCAGCCTTGACAGGTTGGCACAAACGTGTGACTCCAAACACTAGAGCCTTATTGTCTCACAGTGCGGAGGTCCAAAGTCCAAAATCCAGACGTGGGCAGGCCATGCTCCCGAAGCCCCAGGGAGGGTCCCTCCTTGCCTCTCCAGTTCTGGGGGCTCCGCAGTCCTGGGCCTTCTTTGGCTTCATTGTGGCCGCATCACCTGATCTCTGCCTGCGTTTTCACACCTCCTCTTGGGTGTCTGTCTAAATTTCCCTCCTCTTATGAGGACACCGGTCATTGGATCGGGGCTCCCTTGATCCAGCGTGACTCATCTCaacttgatcacatctgcaaagactctttccaaacaaggtcacattcacaggtaccagggctTGGGGCTAGAACATCTTTGGGGGGAACAATCCTACCACTCGAGATGCACACGGTGGGGCAGGCTCAGGActcagacgccctcaggcgacctccTGGGACAGGGCCACCACCTTGAGACTCTGCTGTGAACCAGCTCCCCCCACGTCGGGGGGCCTCAGCACCTCTACATCCAGCCAGGCTGGGCTTCTGGGTCTCCCCGAGTCCTTCATCTCTGCTCCTGGCGGTACCCTTGGCCTCCCTGTGCCACCTGCCCTTTCACACCCACCTGCGTGTGTCTGGGGACACGCCTGGGCCCGATGCTGGTCAGGAGGGGCCCGGTGCCTCCCTAGCGAGGGCGAGGCAGGCCTTCTGAGCCAGGGCAGGCGGGTGCCGGTCCTGCGGCCCAGCATCCCGCGACCCAAAACCCACCCGGTGGAGCGTGTCTGGCGCGCGGGGCCCGGGTCTGCCCCGTGGTAGTCCTGTTCCAGGTCACAGAGCAAATGGGGGGTGGCAGTGGCTTCACGAGCTCTCCCGCTGCTGAGTGACTGAGGCCGCGCGGTCCCCTTGCACCCCCCGCGGTTCGGGGCAGTGGTGGCTGCGTCTCCTGCTCTCCTGGATCAGGGTCCGTCTACCTGGCGTTCCTCACAGAGCTCAGAATCGTCCCCGGGTCCCTTCTCCAGATCTGAGGACAGTAGGGGACCACTGCAGTGGACCAAAGGGGGGCAAGAGGAAGTGAGGTCAGAAGCTCTGACCCTCAAGGGGTGCTGGAGGCCCCTCCAGCTGCATCCCCCGCCCCCAGACAGGAGCACACCCGAGCCGTCCCCTCAGCACTGGGTCACCATCCACCTTCAGGTTCCGAGCCCAGGGGTGTgggtatgtcctgccactgctgGAAGGATCCACGTCCCATCCACTGGAGCCCGGCTCGGCTCGAGGGGACCCGGCGCTCACCCCCACCAGCCCACCCAGCACCCAGATCCTCACCTGGTGCCCTGGCGCGGGGGATGGGGGTCCGACGTGTCTGCCTGTTGGTGACACGTGGGCAAGCACATGCTGGCCGTTGGGCTCATGGTGAGGAGCCAGCCAGGCGGGGACCTCCCTGAACACCGGGGCCTGTGCGCATCCCCAGGCTGGAGGGTGGCAGGTGGCGGGAAGGCCCCCGTGGCGCCACAGACACCCGCACTGTGCAGACCCGTTCAGTGGCGGACGGAGGGCCAGCCAGGCGCACGGCCAAAAGAGAGGATGGCGGGGGAGCGGGGCCTTGAAGGGTTACCGGTTTCTCCAGATGTTATGTGGGCCCTGGGAAGAGGGGACCAACAGCTGCTTTTTCCTAAAATAGCCAAACACAGGCAGACCTCGTTTTGTTGTGCTTAGCAGATATTGCGTTTCTCACGAtttgaaggtttgtgacaaccctgcGACGAGCAGGTCTcctggcgccatttttccaacagcatttgctcagttcgtgtctctgtgccacattttggtaattctcacaatatttcaaactttttccttATTAATACATTTGTTACGGTGACCTGTGagcagtgatctttgatgttactattgcgaAAAGATTgcgactcgctgaaggctcagatgatgggtggcattttttagcaataaagtatttttaattaaggtatgtacattggttTTTAGACATACATACAGCATGTAGacatagactacagtatagtataaacattatttttatacgcactgggaaagaaaagaatttgtgtgacttgcttcatTGTGATCTTCGCTTTATCGCTGGcgtctggaaccaaaccctcgACATCTCCGAGATGCCTGTAACGGGTGTGCCTCTTCTACCCCCAGTCAGGCAGGGTCTCCAAGGGAACTAGGGCGCTCGGGCTGGGAGGGGACGCTGTCGAGGGCTGGGCTTGGCCTGGGGACCGGGAGCAGCCCCGGAGTTGCAGCGAATTCGGAATCGCACGCACGGCTTCTTCCCCGAAGCGGCCTAGCAAGCCCTGGCTGTTGCTCTGGCTCGATGTTCTCCACGGCACCGCAGTCAGCCCTGCGCGCTCCACGACGGGGTCTCTGGGAGCACCCGGGCCTGCGAGGACCCTGGCCCCGGTGTCCTCTCGGGGCATAGCCAGGGGTGCTCGGGTCCAGAGTCCACAGTGCCATCCTCAGGAAAGGTGTCCTGGGTGAGCTGGCTGGGTCTGCATGTCCCCGTCGGACACCCATGCTGGCACCGCAGTGTTTGAGCGCCCGGTGCCCAGGGCCCTTGGCTCAGCGGtcgcccccacccccaaccagagTCCGGCCCAGCACCCAGGCCCCTGCAGCTCAAGTCAGGACATGCGGCCACAGCTCTTCCGGGCCAGGGTCACTGCACACGTGTGTCCTGAGGCACCTGCATGACACACCCGGTCTCTCCTGGGCTGTTGGACCTGCTTTGCAGGTCAGGGAAAGACAGAGACCCCGGTGTAGAGCCCGAGGGGCCCTGGAGCTGGGCCTCTCCCGAGCCAGGGctcatccctcctcccctcccagcagCCAGGGGGCAGTGGCAGATGTGAGAGGACGTGGGGACCCATGGGGGCCCTGCTTCCATCCACGGGTGACCCAGCTCCCCTGTGCCTGCAGCACTCACGGCCAGGGGACAGGCCCCCTCCGTGCCCCAGAGCCGCGGCACCCTCCCAGTTCCCCTGGGGCCTGGACCAGGGGCCTGGGGGTCCCGGGGACCTCTCCCTGGCGTCCTTTTCCCCCAGAGAAGAGTGTCTGCCCTTCCTTGGCCTGGAGTTGGCTGTGAGGACAAAAAGCAAGTGAATAAAATGCTATCTTCTCAACCACGAGGGGGGATCCTGTGCCTTTTCCATGTTCTCTGAGCCCAACTCACCACTAGGCCCCAAATCTGTGTCCTCGTCAGGGGCCTTGGGCTGTGGGTACCAGCGTTTCCTGACCCAGCCCCATCCCTCGTGTGCCCATGGCACAGCTTCCTCATGGAGCCCCTGGCCTCGCCACCACAGCCGAGCAAAGCTCACCCGCCCGTCACTCCTGCTCCCAGGCCCTCCGTGACTCCCCAGTGCCTGCCACGTGGAGCCCCAGGTCCTGCTGCCATGGCCGTTGGACCACACCACCTGGAACGAGCTGTGGGCCCCACTCCGGCGATCCTGAGGCCCACCTCAAGCCCCCCTCAACCCTCAGGATGGTGCGGGGCTGTCACGCTGGGGGCAATGGCTGGGGCTCTGCGTATGTATGTAAGAGGCCAGATGACCTCCGTGCGCTGGGACCGAAGGCACTTGTGGGGTCTCCGTGCCCAGATGTGTAGCCGGGGCACCAGCAGTGACCATCTGCCTCTCCCGGCCTCAAAGGCCGGGCTTAATGTGGGGCAGGCCTTGGGAGGGGCCTgcacagacagatagacagagaaGACAGGTGCGTTGGTCCCCGCTGCTTCCTGATGTCAAGCCTCGTGGGGTGAGGGGCTTACGCTGGAGCAGAGGGAGACTCAGCGGACTCGCCCTGGGGGCTGCGAGGGAGGGTCCAGGCTAGGGCGGGCTGGCACGTATGCTAGCTGTGGTCGGGCTGGGGGCACTGACCTCTTGTCAGTGGGACGCTGCCCTCTGGGCGGGGGGCCCGGGCTCTGCCACTGGCAAGAGGGCACACGCGCCCGGTCTGTGGTGACAAGGACTGGAGCCTGGCCTGACGGCCGAGTGGCCCGGCCTTCAGGGGCCGTGAACGGTGACGCCCTGCCCTGAGGACGGCTCCGAGCCGGCCAAGCTCTCCCCTCTGAGAAGCGTTCACCGGGAGGCCcagctggagggcagggaggggggggACAGCGTCCCACATTCTCCGCTGTTGGTTTGTGCCTCTCCTCACCTGGGGGCAGACAGCTCAGTGACGACCGTTTTTCCTGCGTGACATGGCGGGCTGGGTGGTGAATCCTCCCTGTCGGATCCCCAGGGTGGCTGCCCTTCCCAGGACAGTGTCCAGGGACCCCAGGCCTGCCCTTCCCCAGGACAGTGTCCAGGGACCCCAGGCCTGCCCTTCCCCAGGACAGTGTCCAGGGACCCCAGGCCTGCCCTTCCCAGGACAGTGGGTCTTGGGGGGACACTCCTCAACTCTCAAGGGCAGGCAGGGCCACTTTTGTTGTTCTTTAGTTGTGCCACCGTAACTGCCTCTGGGTAGGTAGGACCTGACCTCCTGCCCTTCTCAAGATGGAGCCCGGGGCAGTGCCAGGCTGGGGGCTGGTCCAGCTGTGCCACTGGAAGAGAAGCCCCGGCTGAGTGGTGTGGCCTGTGCCGCCCTCTCTGGGACTCGTCCCTGTGTGCACATGAGGACGTTATGGCACTCGGAGGGGGGCCTGAGGTTCCAAGTGCAGGTAGGCCCCCCAAGGCGGGGTGGGCACGGCTgtaccctccacccccaacccaccTCTGTCTGTGCCACAGCTGACTGCAGTACGTGAGGGGCGGGGTACCCGGGGTGAGACCCACGCCACCACGCTGAGGTGTGCAGAATGGGGCTCAGCGCGGGGCAGGCGGGAGGGGTCCGATGCCCGGCTCGCCCCAgccccctctcctctctgcccccagAGGAGCCCATTTACTGCTACACGCCGCACAACTTCACCCGCGACCAGGCGCTGTACGCCCGCGGCTACTGCTGGACGGAGCTGCGGGACGCGCTGCCCGGCGTGGACGCCAGCCTGTGGCCGTCGCTGTTTGAGCACAAGCTGCTGCCCTACTCGCTGCTGGCCTTCGCGGCCATCATGTACGTGCCCGCGCTGGGCTGGGAGTTCCTGGCGTCCACGCGCCTCACCTCCGAGCTCAACTTCCTGCTGCAGGAGATCGACAACTGCTACCACCGGGCTGCCGAGGGCCGCGCGCCCAAGATCGAGAAGCAGATCCAATCCAAGGGGCCCGGCATCACGGAGCGCGAGCGGCGTGAGATCATCGAGAACGCGGAGAAGGAGAAGAGCCCCGAGCAGAACCTGTTCGAGAAGTACCTGGAGCGCCGCGGCCGCAGCAACTTCCTGGCCAAGCTCTACCTGGCGCGGCACCTGCTCATCCTGCTCCTCAGCGTGGCGCCCATCTCCTACCTGTGCACCTACTACGCCACCCAGAAGCAGAACGAGTTCACCTGCGCGCTGGGCGCGGCCCCGGGGGGCGGCCCGGCCGTGCGTGTCACCTGCAAGCTGCCGTCTGTGCAGCTGCAGCGCATCGTGGCGGGCGTGGACATCGTGCTGCTCTGCTCCATGAACCTCACCATCCTCGTCAACCTCGTCCACCTCTTCATCTTCCGCAAGAGCAACTTCATCTTCGACAAGCTGCACAAGGTGGGCATCAAGACCCGCCGGCAGTGGCGCCGCTCGCAGTTCTGCGACATCAACATCCTGGCCATGTTCTGCAACGAGAACCGCGACCACATCAAGTCGCTCAACCGGCTGGACTTCATCACCAACGAGAGCGACCTCATGTACGACAACGTGGTGCGGCAGCTGCTGGCCGCGCTTGCGCAGTCCAACCACGACGCCACGCCCACCGTGCGCGACGCGGCCGTGCAGACCGTGGACCCCAGCGCCAACCCCGCCGAGCCCGAGGGCGACGCTGAGCCGCCCGTGGTCAAGCGGCCCCGCAAGAAGATGAAGTGGATCCCCACCAGCAACCCGCTGCCCCAGCCCTTCAAGGAGCCTCTGGCCATCATGCGCGTGGAGAACAGCAAGGCCGAGAAGcccaagcccgtgcgccgcaagaCGGCCACCGACACGCTGATCGCGCCGCTGCTGGACGCGGGCGCGCGCGCCGCGCACCATTACAAGGGCGGCGGGGGCGACGCGGGCCCGCCCCCCGACAAGAAGCATGCCCGCCACTTCTCCCTGGACGTGCATCCCTACATCCTGGGCACCAAGAAGGCCAAGGCCGAGGCCATGCCTGCCGCCCTGCCGGCCTCCCGGAGCCAGGAAGGGGGCTTCCTGTCCCAGGCAGAGGAGTGTGGTCTGGGCCTGACCATGGCACCCACCACAGGTAGGgatgggcagggctggaggggcgTGACAGGGGTTAAGGACTGAACCAGCCGGATGGAAGCAGGGGGTGGGCAAGGGAGCCAGCTGCCAGGGTGACGACAGGCGGGACCCTCACTCGAGGGCCCTGTGAAGCACACGGGATGAAGGGCTGGCGGGGACACACGGTAAGGTTGCTCGGCACCTGAAGAAGTTTCTGGAAACGGGCGCCACTGCTCCTGGGGCGGCCAGAGTCCCCCCAGGCCGGCCGCTGTGTGCGGGAGCTTCAGAGCTCGAGCCGGCCAGGCGGGAGGAGCGGGGAGGcagcaggtggggagaggggcctCCAGAGGCTCTGTGCTCTGGGCTGTTTGCAGATGCACCGCTCCCCGAGAAGGAGGTCCTGTTCCCAGCAGAGCCAGCCCGGGCCGCGCTGCCCTCGGGGGGCCCGTTTCACGTCTGCTCGCCCTCCGCCGCCCCCGCCACGGCCCCTCTGTCGCCAGCCAGCCTGGGCAAGCCTGACCCCCTCGCCATCCTGAGCCGCAACGCCACCCACCCGCTGCTGCACATCAGCACCCTGTATGAGGCACGGGAGGAGGAGGACGGGGCCCCCCGAGCCCCCCCGGATGTGGGCAGCCtcatccccatccctcccccccagCAGATCCTCATCGCCACCTTTGAGGAGCCCAGGACAGTAGTGAGTACTGTGGAGTTCTGAGGGGACAGGGCTGCCCAGGCCGTCGCAGGCCCCCCTGCATGACCACAGTGTgccactgcccccagccccccgtGGATGCGGCCTCTGCTTCGCCCGGCACTGCCCACACCCCGGCCTCCTGTCCGCATGCCACGGGGCTCAGCGCCTCGCCTACCCGGCCCCTCAGATGGCATCGTCGGGGCGCTGGCTGGGCCAGGGGCTGGCCGTGACCCCTGTAGGGCCCGTGGCCAGAAAGGCCCAGAGCcgccacccccctcccctgcatCAGGCGCTCGGCTGTGAgatgaagaatttatttttttagttgattTTGTCTTGGGCCTGGGATGCTGGCCCGTGAGGGGCCGGGCGGTGGCAGGACAACtcaggagggagctgggggtggtGGCACCTCAGGGCTGCCCCCTGCAGGGACCGGGAGCCCTCGGTGGGAGGGGCCACCCTCCAGTCAAAGGTCAACGTGCACTTTCTCCTCGTATCCCGACAAACCTGTACTTTATTTTACTATGATTACTGTAACTAGCGAGTATATTTATTACCAGGAGGCTTCAGACGCATTcaaaacaaaggatgttgtgtgtgtgtgtgggagcgTGCGGGCGAGAGAGCGAGGGCGCCAGCGTGCCAGTGGGTGTGTGCATTAGCGGGTAAGTGTGCGAGTGTGTGCGTGAGTGGGCACGGGGTGAGGCTGGGCGAGGGCGCCAGCGTGCCAGCGAGGGCAGGAATCCAACGCAATAACCACGTCCCCTCCAAGGCCATCAGCACCCCCCCGCCCGAGGGTCCACGACGCTTCCGTGGGAGCCCAGGGCCGGCGCTGGGCGGGGCCGTCCCTATTACCTCAGCCACGGCGACAACGTGACAGTATTAACAAGGTAGCACCGAGCATATCAATAAAGATTATTCTGATACCCCTGAGTCCTGAGTGGTCCATCCTGCCAGAGGCCTGTGGTCCAGCTGAGGCCTCCTGTGTCCAGGGCCTCCACCCAACCTGCACGGGATGGaggtgctgggggcggggggtggcaggGCCGTGGGAGGCGCCCCGATGCCCTCCAGGTCGCCTGGGGGCC from Balaenoptera ricei isolate mBalRic1 chromosome 10, mBalRic1.hap2, whole genome shotgun sequence carries:
- the PANX2 gene encoding pannexin-2; its protein translation is MHHLLEPSADMATALLAGEKLRELILPGAQEDKAGALAALLLQLKLELPFDRVVTIGTVLVPILLVTLVFTKNFAEEPIYCYTPHNFTRDQALYARGYCWTELRDALPGVDASLWPSLFEHKLLPYSLLAFAAIMYVPALGWEFLASTRLTSELNFLLQEIDNCYHRAAEGRAPKIEKQIQSKGPGITERERREIIENAEKEKSPEQNLFEKYLERRGRSNFLAKLYLARHLLILLLSVAPISYLCTYYATQKQNEFTCALGAAPGGGPAVRVTCKLPSVQLQRIVAGVDIVLLCSMNLTILVNLVHLFIFRKSNFIFDKLHKVGIKTRRQWRRSQFCDINILAMFCNENRDHIKSLNRLDFITNESDLMYDNVVRQLLAALAQSNHDATPTVRDAAVQTVDPSANPAEPEGDAEPPVVKRPRKKMKWIPTSNPLPQPFKEPLAIMRVENSKAEKPKPVRRKTATDTLIAPLLDAGARAAHHYKGGGGDAGPPPDKKHARHFSLDVHPYILGTKKAKAEAMPAALPASRSQEGGFLSQAEECGLGLTMAPTTDAPLPEKEVLFPAEPARAALPSGGPFHVCSPSAAPATAPLSPASLGKPDPLAILSRNATHPLLHISTLYEAREEEDGAPRAPPDVGSLIPIPPPQQILIATFEEPRTVVSTVEF